A single region of the Salvia miltiorrhiza cultivar Shanhuang (shh) chromosome 8, IMPLAD_Smil_shh, whole genome shotgun sequence genome encodes:
- the LOC130998621 gene encoding uncharacterized protein LOC130998621 has protein sequence MRQRAKGASLKPNPISSATNQENSGGEGENSLKDKNVALIAKRSSYVVFTLFVLVIYGAWGVYHYQFESLPVPLALEHVGKRGFSEHEAMKHVEALTQLGPHTVGSDALESAVKYVTEAAEIIKKTAHWEVNVEVDLFHVKSGANNMVELKSDDSDASSDDPASSATIAFFFANFCSLLAFISFHSDCVNSGHSD, from the exons ATGAGACAGAGGGCTAAAGGTGCTTCTTTGAAGCCTAATCCAATTAGTTCTGCCACAAATCAAGAAAATAGTGGTGGAGAAGGGGAAAATTCGTTGAAGGATAAGAATGTAGCTCTGATTGCTAAGAGGTCAAGTTATGTAGTGTTTACATTGTTTGTGTTGGTTATATATGGGGCTTGGGGTGTGTATCATTACCAGTTTGAGAGTCTGCCTGTACCCTTGGCACTCGAGCATGTCGGAAAGAGAGGGTTTTCGGAGCATGAGGCCATGAAACACGTCGAAGCTTTGACTCAATTAGGCCCGCATACTGTTGGTTCTGATGCTCTGGAGAGTGCAGTGAAG TATGTGACAGAAGCAGCAGAAATTATAAAGAAAACAGCTCATTGGGAGGTTAATGTGGAGGTTGATCTTTTCCATGTAAAATCTGGTGCTAACAATATGGTTG agttgaagtcaGATGATTCTGATGCATCTTCGGATgatcctgcatcgtcagcaaccatcgctttcttcttcgcaaATTTCTGTTCTCTCTTGGCTTTCATCTCCTTTCACTCAGACTGTGTCAACTCAGGGCATTCAGATTGA